Below is a genomic region from Candidatus Hydrogenedentota bacterium.
CCAAACCAGTCCGAGCACCATTCCCATACGTTCCCGTGCATGTCGTACAGACCCCAGCGGTTTGCCTTGAAACTCCCCACCGGCGACACGTTCCAGTACCCATCGGAAAACGGGAAGCGGTAGTCCCACTGGCTGCCGTTCGGCAGCTTCGTCTCGTCCGCGCCGTTCAGGCAGCCCCGGCCGTCCTCCATCCGGTCGCCCCACCAGAACTCCGTATCCGTACCCGCGCGGCACGCGTACTCCCACTGCGCCTCCGTGGGCAGCCGGTACGTCTCACCCGTCTTCCGGCTCAGCCACTCGCAATACGCCACCGCATCGTTCCAGCTCACCAGCACCGCCGGCTGACGGTCTTCCAAAACCCAGCCCGGATTCCGCCACGATGCGCCCTTCGTGTCTCCCCACGAACAGGTCTCCAGATTCAGCGTAAATCCCGAGCCGCCTTTCTCAGCGTCCGTCTGGTAGCCCGCCGCGTCCGCGAAGGCCCGGAACTGCCCCACCGTCACCTCCTTCGTCGCCAGCCAGAATCCCCGAGTCAGCGTTACCGTATGCCGCGGGTGCTCATCCTCGTGAAGCCGCTTCCATTCCGCCTTGCCGCCGTACGTAGCGATGACCCGCTCAGGGCTCAGCTTCGAGCCCATCTCGAACGTCCCCGCCGGTATCCACGCAAACTCGCCCCCCTCGAACACCCGCACCTCGCCCGGCTCCGGCTCCTGCGGCAGCGCCACGAGCGCGACTTCCAGCCACACGTCGCCCTGCCCGTCGAACTGAATGCGGCGCCCCCAGGCCGCATAACCTTCTTGCTCCACGCGCACGGCGTGCTGGCCCGCATCGAGTTCCACGGCCGCCGGAGCAGCCCCCTGCAACTTGCCATCCACCCAAACCCGCGCGCCCGAAGGACGCGTCGTGATGTGCAGGCGCGGCGGCTCCAACACCACCACCCGGCCCGAAACCGGGGCCGCCGGCTTGAATCGGCTTTCCGTCTGCGCGCCCTCCGCAAGGACAATCCCGCCGCCGCCTTCGCAGTAGAACCCCGGCGCGTGTGCCTCAGCGCCTCCATAGCTCTTCATTTGCGCGAATACTTCTTTCAGAACGAGGTCATTGTCGATAAGCACCCGGTCGCCCGCGCTGAGCCGGCGCCGGACCACCGCCTCGAACGAACAGGTGAAGAGTCCCCCTTTCAGCTTCTCCAGTTCACACGCCTGCTCGCCGTCGCGGCAGGAATAGACCGTCGCGCAGACGCCCTTGCCCTTGGTCTTGCGCGCTGCCACCGTGTCTTTCAGGTTTCGCTCGCCGTCCATCAGCCTCTTGGCCGGAGCCCCGTCCTTTATGCCCTGCGCCGGAACCTCAAGCACGCTTCTGCACGCGTCATAGACGAGAAGGCAGTCGAACGACCCTTCCGCCACGATGTTCTTCAGGAACGCATCCGTAACCGTACCGTTCGTGCCTTGCGACTCGAGCACCGTCCGTTCCGCCTGAGGACACAGCATCAGGTATTTGCCGCCCCGCTCGCGCTTGCCATGACCGGAAAAATAGAAGACGAACAGGTCGCCTGCTCCCAGTTCTTCCCCGGGCTTGTTCCCTTTCACGGCGCGGATAACCGCTTGCCGGACTGCATGGTCCGAGGGGTCCAGCAGCAATTCAATATCATCGAACGGGCTGGTCTCATGAATCCGCTGGAGCAGCGCGTGCATCCGGCTTGCGTCCTGCACCGCATACTTCAGCGGCATGAAGTCCCAGCCTTCGTGTCCGTTGACTCCCACGATGACTGCGCGGCGTTTTGGCACTGTTCCCATCCCTCAATCGCTTCCTGAGACCCCGCGGTTTCCGTCATGGCAGCTGCATCGCCTTGGCGCGCAGACACTCTTCCCAGCAAGTCCTTCAGCACGTGCAGGCTCAGGCTGTTGACTTAAGGCGTCGCAAGGCTCGTCTCTTCCGTCAGCAGGCACATCTGCGGCGGATCGCCCGCAGGCGCAGAATCCGCTTTCCACTCGATGCCGTGTCCCGAAAAACATAACAGGCACAGCCCGTCCTCGTCCACTTCGGCACCCAGTTCCTGCACCCTGCGCACGACACTGTGGCAATCGGGCCGGTCATGACCATCGCGTTGCGCCAGAACCACAACGTGGTCGAAAAGGCAGACATCCAAAAGCCGCGCCCCAAGAGACAGCACGTCATCCCCGGCACACACCATCGGCACGATCGTCTGGTGCCGGTAATGCTCTACGCCCGCCCGCAAGGCTACCCGCTGCATCGATGTTCTCCCCAGGCACACCGGAGCGCCACCGCACATATGAAAGAACGGGAGCGCACCTTTGGCCCCATTCGGTAAGCCTACCAGACCGCTTCCGTCCGCCGCATCATCGAACGGCGCGCCTGTCAAAACTCTTTAGAAATGTCAGGTTGTCCACTGGCGTACTTGGTTGTAGACTGATTCTTGCTTGCCTGGAGGATAGGGTGATGCTGGCGAGCAAGCCCGAGAGCCGCGGCAGGTGACTGTACGCTTGGGAAGGCGGGACCGCGATTCCGCCTTTATTCTCAAGCGGGAGTCCGTAAAGCGTTAAACGCCGGGGGGCGGGGTAGGACCTGGTCGTTCCGGGCACCTCCCTGGTGTCCCACTTTGTGCCCCCTTGGGGGCAGAATTCTGGTGCGTCATGGTGTGCCGCCTTGCGCCGTCGTGAACAGCAAAACCCCTGAAAACATTGGCGAAATTATTGTTTTTGGTGCGCCATGCGCCTCAGTGCGCTATGCTTCTTTGGGACTCAAAATCCGGCGGACTCACCCTCCGTGCGGGTTCGACTCCCGCTCCCGGCACCATCTTCTTTACTCAAGTGCTCCCGCTAAGAGTCTTGACACGAAACGTTTCGACACGTTTCAAGTTTTGACCCCCTGCGGCGCCCCGTGGCATACTTTCTATTCCAGGCTCAAAATCGGGCGGGATTCGCCCTCCGTGCGGTTCGACTCCCGCTGCTGACGTCACAGTCTTTTCCCGCTGTCGGCCGCACGCGATGCTGGAGGCCAGGCATAGAGTGTGACCACGCAACAATCCCCGCAAGGCGGGCAGGCAGGAGGTCAGGCCCGGAAGTGGGCGGCAGTGCACGGAGGATCGCGAGTTGAGAGTACAGCCTAGAGTCCTCATCATTGACGATGAACAAGACGTGCGCGAGGTGGTCGGGGCCGTTTTCGAGGCGCATGCGTGGGAGACGATGACGGCGGAAAACGGTGAACTGGGCCTCATTCTCGCTGCGCGAGAACATCCCGATTTGATCGTGCTGGACCTCAGGCTGCCGGACAAGGATGGGTTCGCCGTGTTCAAGGAATTGCGCGGAGACGCCCGCACGCGGGACATTGCCGTGATTATCCTGAGCGCCGTGAATACGTATGAACTTGGGGTGCGTCACGACGAGCTGTCCGTGTCGCATACCTTGGGGGTGCGGCCGCCGGAAGCCTTTCTGAATAAACCGGTGGATTGTGAACAGTTGATTTCCCTCGCGGGGAAGATTCTGGGATGACGGGCGGGCATAGCGAACATGCGGTGCGTCGCGGGATACTTTCTGGCGTGGTCTTGGGCTGTCTGCTGTTCACGGTCTGGCTCTTGCCGGGATGCTCTCAACCACAGGATATCGCGGAGCCCGTTGCGCCCGACAGCCCTCGTGCGGCAATGGGGGACGTCAATCCCGTAGACCCGGAAAGGGACATCGGGGAAGGTGAACCGGAAGGAACGGCGGCGGAAGCCTTGAACTCGGGCCGGTGGCGCCCGCTGCGCACTGCGGGTCCGGATGCCGCCCTTACCGCGGAACAACGCGCGCAGATTGCGCAGCTGGAAGCCATCGGCTATCTGGCCGGCTCCGCGCCCGCGCGCGAATCAAGGGGCGTGACACGGCACGACGCGTCGCCCGCATTTCGGGGCTTGAATTTCTACACGTCGGGGCATGCGCCGGTGGCGGTGTTGACGGACATGGCGGGGACGGTGCTCCACACGTGGAGAAAGGCGTTCCGGGAAGTCTGGCCCAACTATCCGGTGAAGGATTCGCACTTCGGTATTCCATATTGGCGCCGGGCGTGCTTGTTTGAGAACGGTGACGTGCTGGCGATTTTCGAGGGGTTGGGGATCATCAAGGTGGACAAGGATTCGCGCCTGGTGTGGGCGAACCCGTGTCATGCGCATCACGACATCGAAGTCATAGATAACGGAGACATATATGTTCTGGGGCGTGAGGCGCATGTGGTGGACTTTGTGGATATGAAGAGGCCGATACTCGAAGACTACGTCGTCGTGCTTGACGCCGAAGGAAACGAGAAGAAGCGCGTGTCGGTGTTGCAGGCCCTGGAGTATTCCAGGTTTCGGGGGCTACGCCCGGCGGCGCCGGGCGGAAACGGGGATATTTTTCACACCAACACGCTGGAAGTCCTGAACGGCGCGGCCGCGCAGCGAAATCCCGTATTCCGGGCGGGGAACGTGTTGCTCTCCCTCCTGATGCTGGATGCCATAGCGGTCTTGGATATGGAGCAGGAGCGTATTGTCTGGGCGAAGCGCGGCACGTTCCGGCGCCAGCATGATCCGCAGATACTGGCCAACGGGAATCTGCTTCTGTTCGACAATCGCGGTTTGCCGATGCGGTCACGCATTCTCGAATTCGATCCCGCGGACATGTCGCTCGTGTGGTCGTACGCGGGAACGGAAGCGGAGCCTTTCTATTCGCATGCGTGCGGCGTATGTCAGCGCTTGCCGAACGGTAATACCCTGATTACGGAGACAGATAACGGCCGCGCGTTCGAGGTCACTCAGGACGGGGAGGTTGTCTGGGAGT
It encodes:
- a CDS encoding response regulator; translation: MRVQPRVLIIDDEQDVREVVGAVFEAHAWETMTAENGELGLILAAREHPDLIVLDLRLPDKDGFAVFKELRGDARTRDIAVIILSAVNTYELGVRHDELSVSHTLGVRPPEAFLNKPVDCEQLISLAGKILG
- a CDS encoding SUMF1/EgtB/PvdO family nonheme iron enzyme, whose translation is MGTVPKRRAVIVGVNGHEGWDFMPLKYAVQDASRMHALLQRIHETSPFDDIELLLDPSDHAVRQAVIRAVKGNKPGEELGAGDLFVFYFSGHGKRERGGKYLMLCPQAERTVLESQGTNGTVTDAFLKNIVAEGSFDCLLVYDACRSVLEVPAQGIKDGAPAKRLMDGERNLKDTVAARKTKGKGVCATVYSCRDGEQACELEKLKGGLFTCSFEAVVRRRLSAGDRVLIDNDLVLKEVFAQMKSYGGAEAHAPGFYCEGGGGIVLAEGAQTESRFKPAAPVSGRVVVLEPPRLHITTRPSGARVWVDGKLQGAAPAAVELDAGQHAVRVEQEGYAAWGRRIQFDGQGDVWLEVALVALPQEPEPGEVRVFEGGEFAWIPAGTFEMGSKLSPERVIATYGGKAEWKRLHEDEHPRHTVTLTRGFWLATKEVTVGQFRAFADAAGYQTDAEKGGSGFTLNLETCSWGDTKGASWRNPGWVLEDRQPAVLVSWNDAVAYCEWLSRKTGETYRLPTEAQWEYACRAGTDTEFWWGDRMEDGRGCLNGADETKLPNGSQWDYRFPFSDGYWNVSPVGSFKANRWGLYDMHGNVWEWCSDWFG